In Haloarchaeobius litoreus, the following are encoded in one genomic region:
- a CDS encoding DUF7344 domain-containing protein: MPRNHSDSTESDARGETKAAGLADDQLYRGLAAAERRRVLYSLLTEGPATVDELATLLTGWRATDIGRMMTPDDRDRLLTELVHIHLPLLEDAGLVVRNDDTESVELGTLDPTVRKLVRESIAAEPTPRG, translated from the coding sequence ATGCCCCGGAACCACTCGGACTCCACAGAAAGCGACGCACGAGGTGAGACCAAGGCCGCCGGCCTCGCCGACGACCAGCTCTATCGGGGGCTCGCGGCGGCCGAACGACGGCGGGTACTCTACTCGCTTCTGACGGAAGGGCCGGCGACTGTCGACGAGCTGGCGACACTTCTCACTGGCTGGCGCGCCACCGACATCGGCAGGATGATGACACCGGACGACCGCGACCGGCTGCTGACCGAGCTCGTGCACATCCACCTGCCGCTGCTCGAGGACGCGGGGCTGGTCGTCCGCAACGACGACACTGAAAGCGTCGAGCTCGGGACGCTCGACCCGACGGTCAGAAAACTCGTCCGCGAGAGCATCGCCGCAGAGCCCACGCCGCGAGGGTGA
- a CDS encoding ATP-binding protein, with product MEIRHKNRSAHFLVKPVEDGPLAGETIGNKVRMHRNVAELFGGIDSSRDFRVDPNASVHDVVECDAVKIHAGGNDPEKLESFLRSTNYLLHPFEEVVKQGDGLATFTAAKVEPSGYTTVRVTDDTDIEFIGAGELRELKATESSRSRGGGSTHGGGPGGGQQVADDEAVEVNLEPKKPTVSFEADVAGLPEVKQTARMLLALFDADTRNEVERRYGQAFASRGSSMMLYGPPGCGKTLVSEAIAHEAMYNTSIEDNYGEVKFLEVRGSDILSKYSGESEKRVSAVFEKAHGIAQEGFCVLFFDEVETLIPDRGDDSLQRHERSLTNAFLQEMNDVEDNLLVIGATNMPFTIDPAATRRFPIQQFIPQPDETVMAEVWRKQLDSLSTADEIDYERLGEASVGYTPAEVADRILGSEFQRELVESVIEGDPIVPDTDYLLAKLEASEPKTVRQYVASVREKTDELEGYPEMQRYVEAQAERLGMRLGGQPSALESLLGAGGGGAGGGGAGGGAGTPDDGAAGDDAGGDAV from the coding sequence GTGGAGATACGCCACAAGAACCGGTCCGCCCACTTCCTCGTGAAGCCGGTCGAAGACGGGCCGCTCGCGGGCGAGACCATCGGGAACAAGGTGCGAATGCACCGGAACGTCGCCGAGCTCTTCGGCGGCATCGACTCCTCGCGGGACTTCCGGGTGGACCCGAACGCCTCGGTACACGACGTGGTCGAGTGCGACGCCGTGAAGATCCACGCCGGCGGCAACGACCCGGAGAAGCTGGAGTCGTTCCTGCGCTCGACGAACTACCTCCTGCATCCCTTCGAGGAGGTCGTCAAGCAGGGCGACGGGCTCGCGACGTTCACCGCGGCGAAGGTCGAGCCGAGCGGCTACACGACGGTTCGCGTGACCGACGACACCGACATCGAGTTCATCGGAGCGGGCGAGCTCCGTGAGCTGAAGGCGACGGAGTCGAGTCGGTCCCGGGGTGGCGGGTCGACCCACGGCGGCGGTCCAGGCGGCGGCCAGCAGGTCGCCGACGACGAGGCCGTCGAGGTGAACCTCGAACCGAAGAAGCCGACCGTCTCCTTCGAGGCGGACGTTGCCGGGCTGCCCGAGGTCAAGCAGACGGCGCGAATGTTACTCGCGCTGTTCGACGCCGACACCAGGAACGAGGTCGAGCGACGCTACGGGCAGGCCTTCGCCTCCCGGGGCAGTTCGATGATGCTGTACGGCCCGCCGGGCTGTGGGAAGACGCTCGTCTCGGAGGCCATCGCGCACGAGGCGATGTACAACACGAGCATCGAGGACAACTACGGCGAGGTGAAGTTCCTCGAGGTCCGGGGCTCGGACATCCTCTCGAAGTACTCGGGCGAGTCCGAAAAGCGCGTCTCGGCGGTGTTCGAGAAGGCCCACGGCATCGCACAGGAGGGCTTCTGCGTCCTGTTCTTCGACGAGGTGGAGACGCTGATTCCGGACCGCGGGGACGACTCGCTCCAGCGGCACGAGCGCTCGTTGACCAACGCGTTCCTGCAGGAGATGAACGACGTCGAGGACAACCTGCTCGTCATCGGCGCGACGAACATGCCCTTCACCATCGACCCGGCAGCCACCCGCCGGTTCCCCATCCAGCAGTTCATCCCGCAGCCCGACGAGACGGTGATGGCGGAGGTGTGGCGCAAGCAGCTCGACTCCCTCTCCACGGCGGACGAGATCGACTACGAGCGCCTCGGCGAGGCGTCGGTCGGCTACACGCCCGCCGAGGTCGCGGACCGTATCCTCGGCAGCGAGTTCCAGCGCGAGCTTGTCGAGAGCGTCATCGAGGGCGACCCCATCGTCCCGGACACCGACTACCTGCTGGCGAAGCTGGAGGCGTCGGAGCCGAAGACGGTCCGGCAGTACGTCGCGAGCGTCCGCGAGAAGACCGACGAACTGGAGGGCTACCCCGAGATGCAGCGCTACGTCGAGGCCCAGGCCGAGCGGCTGGGGATGCGTCTCGGGGGACAGCCGAGCGCGCTCGAATCCCTGCTCGGCGCGGGCGGTGGCGGTGCGGGCGGTGGCGGCGCTGGCGGTGGTGCCGGAACCCCCGACGACGGCGCTGCGGGCGACGACGCGGGAGGCGATGCCGTGTGA
- a CDS encoding outer membrane protein assembly factor BamB family protein produces MSGYAEVAAFELPAVAASDGGVDDVALVADGDVTYVRGAERSTLRVDDEPVDVALGDLVYVLTADALLALDPENGGSRVWSLGLADEGVEGVAALPAADVVCVLTERHLVGVDGERGSRRWTVDRPYADVGGDVSFVAADGRFLLGAWSFVTGVDADGEQVFDADVGSALTGVGGAGGTVVVALKSDQLVGVDPESGDVEWRTEIRPTQVTPRGDDTLLVRTADGLLSVRPDGTYEPVDGLPAGSVYPARSGDPVCVYREDTLSVHRRSVDVEKVTAAVTVDAIGPGEPLVVELTNGATTAGSATVTIAVDGATTARRSTTVDLPAGGSTTAAFEVTAVDDVDAADVRVSVDGVELATGSVAIERPAPPAESVDAELTVDRVEGATVHATLFVHNEGEVLQELRVREDDLHVGAVAPGETSRVEVTERYTPGEPVERTVVDDTGTTVATATTTATDGAVTVSVDPTVGESFLFVDVTVENPTETAVADTLVLVGVGEAGPVERTVDAAPGGTWTLSVALPGYVAGPLDGNVLRARLDGAGIEDTHELSLGDRFAGRAGAPPSGGRGQSTGPGGGGQRGGSDRQHPGGARSGGGQPGAGRPAGGRDDAAGDSASVSLRRAVADDEPAATEAFLEYLAVDTEGPVDDLTLAVDGEQFSLGSFDRGEERRYQRAHAFARRGHTQLSPVAATAGGRPLAETGAMEVDVRDGPLVVRASVDASGRTVRVRGTVENRTDEFHSVEGVDVTWVGGWDIDPRGDGLAPGETVRWSGSIPREETDLTDGDEVVPITVEYDGGGRFQSLAPVERDAGTGASVANRIDPGIGRETHVADTYSKVVCNLRNVSEEPIHELELAATGDRLNDMIYVEETVQTLQPGETVEHFVDVKPSEGDRELAVDVVVTCDGETDRLALDGPVAATPEEWARSHLEEWTATWDGDEPEAALSVPAHLSTAFEQTD; encoded by the coding sequence GTGAGCGGCTACGCCGAGGTCGCGGCGTTCGAGCTGCCGGCGGTCGCGGCCAGCGACGGCGGTGTCGACGACGTGGCGCTCGTCGCCGACGGCGACGTGACCTACGTCCGGGGTGCCGAGCGGTCGACGCTCAGGGTCGACGACGAGCCGGTCGACGTCGCGCTGGGTGACCTCGTCTACGTGCTGACCGCCGACGCGCTGCTCGCACTCGACCCCGAGAACGGCGGCTCGCGCGTCTGGTCGCTCGGCCTCGCCGACGAGGGCGTCGAGGGGGTCGCCGCGCTGCCGGCGGCCGACGTGGTCTGTGTACTCACCGAGCGACACCTCGTCGGTGTGGACGGTGAGCGCGGCTCGCGGCGCTGGACGGTCGACCGGCCCTACGCGGACGTGGGCGGTGACGTGTCGTTCGTCGCTGCCGACGGGCGGTTCCTGCTCGGGGCGTGGTCGTTCGTCACCGGCGTCGATGCCGACGGCGAGCAGGTGTTCGATGCGGACGTCGGCAGCGCGCTAACCGGCGTCGGCGGCGCTGGCGGCACCGTCGTCGTGGCGCTGAAGTCCGACCAACTCGTCGGCGTCGACCCCGAGTCGGGCGACGTGGAGTGGCGCACCGAGATACGGCCCACGCAGGTCACGCCACGGGGCGACGACACCCTGCTCGTGCGGACCGCGGACGGCCTGCTCTCGGTGCGACCGGATGGGACCTACGAACCGGTCGACGGCCTGCCGGCGGGGTCGGTCTACCCGGCCCGTAGCGGCGACCCCGTCTGCGTCTATCGCGAGGACACGCTCTCGGTCCACCGCCGGAGCGTCGACGTCGAGAAGGTGACGGCCGCCGTCACGGTCGACGCCATCGGGCCGGGAGAGCCGCTCGTCGTCGAGCTGACGAACGGGGCCACGACGGCGGGGAGCGCGACGGTGACCATCGCGGTCGACGGCGCGACGACGGCCCGCCGGAGCACGACGGTCGACCTGCCGGCGGGCGGCAGCACGACGGCCGCGTTCGAGGTGACGGCCGTCGACGACGTCGACGCGGCGGACGTCCGGGTCTCTGTCGACGGCGTGGAGCTGGCCACCGGGTCGGTCGCCATCGAGCGACCGGCCCCCCCTGCGGAGTCGGTCGACGCCGAGCTGACGGTCGACCGGGTGGAGGGTGCGACGGTCCACGCGACCCTGTTCGTCCACAACGAGGGCGAGGTGCTCCAGGAGCTCCGGGTCCGCGAGGACGACCTCCACGTCGGCGCGGTCGCGCCGGGGGAGACCAGTCGCGTCGAGGTGACCGAGCGGTACACCCCCGGTGAGCCGGTCGAGCGGACGGTCGTCGACGACACGGGGACGACGGTCGCGACGGCGACGACCACGGCGACCGATGGCGCGGTCACGGTCTCGGTCGACCCGACGGTCGGCGAGTCGTTCCTGTTCGTCGACGTGACGGTCGAGAACCCGACCGAGACGGCGGTCGCGGACACGCTCGTCCTCGTGGGCGTCGGGGAGGCTGGCCCGGTCGAACGCACCGTCGACGCCGCACCCGGCGGGACGTGGACGCTCTCGGTCGCGCTCCCGGGGTACGTCGCCGGCCCGCTCGATGGGAACGTGCTCCGCGCACGGCTCGACGGTGCGGGCATCGAGGACACGCACGAGCTCTCGCTCGGGGACCGCTTCGCGGGCAGGGCCGGCGCACCCCCGTCCGGTGGCCGGGGACAGTCCACGGGGCCGGGTGGCGGTGGGCAGCGTGGTGGGTCCGACCGACAGCACCCCGGCGGCGCACGAAGCGGTGGCGGACAGCCGGGGGCTGGGCGGCCGGCCGGCGGACGGGACGACGCCGCCGGAGACTCGGCGTCGGTGTCGCTCCGGCGTGCCGTCGCGGACGACGAGCCCGCGGCGACGGAGGCGTTCCTGGAGTACCTCGCCGTCGACACGGAGGGACCCGTCGACGACCTCACCCTCGCGGTCGATGGCGAGCAGTTCTCGCTCGGCTCGTTCGACCGGGGCGAGGAGCGTCGGTACCAGCGGGCACACGCATTCGCCCGCCGTGGCCACACCCAGCTCTCGCCCGTCGCCGCGACGGCGGGCGGTCGGCCCCTCGCCGAGACCGGCGCGATGGAGGTCGACGTGCGCGATGGTCCGCTCGTGGTTCGTGCGAGCGTCGACGCAAGCGGCCGGACGGTCCGCGTCCGCGGCACCGTCGAGAACCGGACCGACGAGTTCCACTCGGTCGAGGGTGTCGACGTCACCTGGGTCGGTGGCTGGGACATCGACCCACGCGGGGATGGACTCGCGCCCGGTGAGACGGTCCGCTGGTCGGGCAGCATCCCGCGGGAGGAGACGGACCTGACGGACGGCGACGAGGTGGTTCCCATCACCGTCGAGTACGACGGTGGCGGGCGGTTCCAGTCGCTCGCGCCGGTCGAACGGGACGCCGGGACCGGCGCGTCCGTCGCGAACCGGATCGACCCCGGTATCGGCCGCGAGACCCACGTCGCAGACACGTACAGCAAGGTCGTCTGCAACCTGCGGAACGTCTCCGAGGAGCCCATCCACGAGCTCGAGCTCGCCGCGACCGGCGACCGGCTGAACGACATGATCTACGTCGAGGAGACCGTCCAGACGCTCCAGCCCGGCGAGACGGTCGAGCACTTCGTCGACGTGAAACCGTCCGAGGGCGACCGCGAACTGGCCGTCGACGTGGTGGTCACCTGCGACGGTGAGACGGACCGCCTCGCACTCGACGGGCCGGTCGCCGCCACCCCCGAGGAGTGGGCGCGGTCGCACCTCGAGGAGTGGACGGCGACCTGGGACGGTGACGAGCCAGAGGCGGCGCTGTCGGTTCCCGCGCACCTGTCGACAGCGTTCGAACAGACCGACTGA
- a CDS encoding DICT sensory domain-containing protein, which produces MLDSLLERVKRSDKLFTVYGRGDEADIERQFEAHSVTVDWQQLPPDAPEPFVVVEEGGEFVGAIPLDELEWLLTPPVVRPADPSQVAPGYRVLFEVLDETVFTAMNRRQLLAVSREIEDRARRVGNGQLHASFQHLSAFAEQVEWYWTLGEAGLDIHVYGAPDWEPPEIPGVTFHGYGDEMLERYWVVTFDGGTEETQACGLVGREYDGTFDGFWTDDPTLVTQIEGELVAEAGVD; this is translated from the coding sequence ATGCTGGACTCGCTTCTCGAGCGCGTCAAGCGGAGCGATAAACTGTTCACGGTGTACGGCCGTGGGGACGAGGCGGACATCGAACGGCAGTTCGAGGCGCACTCGGTGACGGTCGACTGGCAGCAGCTCCCTCCCGACGCCCCGGAACCGTTCGTGGTCGTCGAGGAAGGTGGCGAGTTCGTCGGTGCCATCCCGCTCGACGAACTGGAGTGGCTGCTGACCCCGCCGGTCGTCCGGCCGGCCGACCCCAGCCAGGTCGCCCCCGGCTACCGGGTGCTGTTCGAAGTGCTCGACGAGACGGTGTTCACCGCGATGAACCGCCGGCAGCTCCTCGCGGTCAGCAGGGAGATCGAGGACCGGGCTCGCCGCGTCGGGAACGGCCAACTCCACGCCAGCTTCCAGCACCTCTCGGCGTTCGCCGAGCAGGTCGAGTGGTACTGGACGCTCGGCGAGGCCGGCCTCGACATCCACGTCTACGGCGCGCCGGACTGGGAACCACCCGAGATACCCGGAGTGACCTTCCACGGCTACGGCGACGAGATGCTCGAACGGTACTGGGTCGTCACGTTCGACGGTGGGACGGAGGAGACGCAGGCGTGTGGGCTCGTCGGGCGGGAGTACGACGGCACCTTCGACGGTTTCTGGACCGACGACCCAACCCTCGTCACGCAGATAGAGGGCGAACTCGTGGCGGAAGCCGGCGTCGACTGA